From Rutidosis leptorrhynchoides isolate AG116_Rl617_1_P2 chromosome 3, CSIRO_AGI_Rlap_v1, whole genome shotgun sequence, a single genomic window includes:
- the LOC139898743 gene encoding protein FATTY ACID EXPORT 1, chloroplastic-like has translation MSATTSQLTCFATIQNNFHLANRSHPTLIPSQLPVFMNSDRHVVATFSSNRKSAVKYITMTSKSENDILENPNSSMEERVNGEIVDGQVEKVVIEPKRAAKIHDFCFGIPYGGIVFSGGLVGFLFTKNPASLMTGGLYGGALLALSVFSLKVWGKGRSSLPFILGQAGIAAALLWKNMQTYSSTKKILPTGFNIVISAAMLCFYAYVVVSGGNPPPKKLKSAAATAAATS, from the exons ATGTCAGCAACAACATCTCAATTAACATGCTTTGCTACTATTCAAAACAATTTTCATCTCGCCAATCGGTCACACCCCACCCTTATTCCTTCTCAG TTACCGGTTTTTATGAACAGTGACCGACATGTCGTTGCAACATTTAGTTCGAATAGAAAGTCAGCTGTGAAGTATATCACGATGACGTCAAAGTCGGAAAATGATATACTAGAAAATCCTAATTCGAGTATGGAAGAACGTGTTAATGGAGAAATTGTTGACGGACAAGTGGAGAAAGTCGTTATCGAACCAAAAAGAGCAGCAAAGATTCATGATTTTTGCTTTGGAATTCCATATG GTGGAATTGTTTTTAGTGGGGGACTTGTTGGTTTTTTGTTTACAAAGAACCCTGCTAGTTTGATGACAGGTGGACTTTATGGAGGTGCTTTGCTGGCACTTAGCGTTTTCAGCTTAAAGGTCTGGGGAAAAGGACGGTCTAGCTTACCATTCATACTCGGACAAGCAG GAATCGCTGCTGCCCTACTGTGGAAGAACATGCAGACCTACTCATCG ACAAAGAAAATATTACCAACAGGATTCAATATTGTTATAAG tgCTGCAATGTTATGCTTCTATGCTTATGTGGTGGTGTCTGGTGGAAACCCACCCCCGAAGAAGTTGAAatctgctgctgctactgctgcaGCTACATCTTAG